The following are encoded in a window of Nibricoccus aquaticus genomic DNA:
- a CDS encoding glycosyltransferase family 4 protein, producing MLLFTHPTGNANVRHAALGLHRAGLIGEFWTCLNYTGASPLSKLLPGSLRTQLARRSFPDELQNVLHAHPFREAARLFAHRAKLKSLVRHETGLLSVDAVYHSLDRQVARRLRQSDFTGVYAYEDGAALSFRTAKKRGQKTLYDLPIGYWRAARDVLLEEAQRLPAWASTLIGNDDSPAKTARKDEELALADRVYVASSYTLKTLASAPGFTAPVEVIPYGAPARLPGAPVRTPRDGTGPLRVIFVGSLGQRKGLSYLFDACRSLGSAVELTIIGTLPLQQCPALETELKRERVRWIPSCPHSQVLAEMAAHDVFVFPSLFEGFGLVLLEAMAMGLPIIATPHTAAPDLIADGQEGFLVPIRSSEAIAEKLSLLHHDRELINTMGARAASRAATFTWENYGKRLAASVSRACQAPATHG from the coding sequence GTGCTCCTCTTCACCCATCCCACCGGCAACGCCAACGTCCGCCACGCGGCCCTCGGCCTCCACCGCGCCGGCCTCATCGGTGAATTCTGGACCTGCCTCAACTACACCGGCGCCAGCCCACTCTCCAAACTCCTCCCCGGCAGCCTCCGCACCCAGCTCGCCCGCCGCTCCTTCCCCGACGAACTCCAAAACGTCCTTCACGCCCACCCCTTCCGCGAAGCCGCCCGCCTCTTCGCCCATCGCGCGAAACTCAAATCCCTCGTCCGCCACGAGACCGGCCTCCTCAGCGTGGACGCCGTCTATCACTCCCTCGACCGTCAGGTCGCCCGCCGCCTCCGCCAGAGCGACTTCACCGGCGTTTACGCCTACGAGGACGGCGCCGCCCTCAGCTTCCGCACCGCCAAAAAACGCGGTCAGAAAACCCTCTACGACCTCCCCATCGGCTACTGGCGCGCCGCCCGCGACGTCCTCCTCGAAGAAGCCCAACGTCTCCCCGCCTGGGCCTCCACCCTCATCGGCAACGACGACAGCCCCGCCAAGACCGCCCGCAAAGACGAGGAGCTAGCCCTCGCCGACCGCGTGTATGTAGCCTCCAGTTACACGCTGAAAACCCTCGCCTCCGCCCCCGGCTTCACCGCCCCCGTAGAGGTCATCCCCTACGGCGCCCCCGCCCGCCTCCCCGGCGCCCCCGTCCGCACACCCCGCGACGGCACCGGCCCCCTCCGCGTCATCTTCGTCGGCTCCCTCGGCCAGCGCAAAGGCCTCTCCTACCTCTTCGACGCCTGCCGCTCCCTCGGCTCCGCCGTCGAGCTCACCATCATCGGCACCCTCCCGCTCCAGCAGTGCCCCGCCCTCGAAACCGAGCTCAAACGTGAACGCGTCCGCTGGATTCCTTCCTGCCCCCACTCGCAAGTCCTCGCCGAGATGGCCGCGCACGACGTCTTCGTTTTCCCCTCCCTCTTTGAAGGCTTCGGCCTCGTCCTCCTCGAGGCCATGGCCATGGGCCTGCCCATCATCGCCACCCCCCACACCGCCGCCCCCGACCTCATCGCCGACGGCCAGGAGGGCTTCCTCGTTCCCATCCGCTCCTCCGAAGCCATCGCCGAAAAACTTTCCCTCCTCCACCACGACCGCGAACTCATCAACACCATGGGCGCCCGCGCCGCCTCCCGCGCCGCCACTTTTACTTGGGAAAACTATGGTAAACGTCTCGCCGCGAGCGTCTCCCGGGCTTGCCAAGCCCCCGCCACTCACGGGTAA
- a CDS encoding glycosyltransferase family 61 protein, whose product MNLRAHVITPLRRSARRLARLLRLARIYSLAGPRELAFTRTRLQLPRNQLFPLRSSQADGVSVRFVEPEEPFTRPLPHMPGEPVPHPNFVKHSRGIHPASFVAEITGARIWGYYDSAVLTADGRLIPELSKDMWGDPAIHPIFAHAHFPRPRQLRGRTLSLITPEASGNYHHWMIDLLPRAGLVQRAGWDLNAFDQILIKHRGYPFQKEVFARLGIDESKIIRVNDTDHFQADSLIVPSFHHDSTLVNKADLNYVRSLFVPAAPPPPRRRLYLGRRDAAHRRVLNEDALLALLKTHGVEEVSMSGLSIADQARLLSDASVVIGPNGSALANLIFAQPSCRVIEFFAPAWVVPYNWMIASHLGCDVTVLVGKGPRPDPKNAPPGIKDDVDLDLDLLEKALASLPKP is encoded by the coding sequence ATGAATCTGCGCGCCCACGTCATCACGCCGCTCCGCCGGAGCGCCCGCCGCCTCGCCCGCCTCCTCCGCCTCGCGCGCATCTACAGCCTCGCCGGCCCGCGCGAACTCGCTTTCACGCGCACCCGCCTTCAGCTGCCCCGCAATCAACTCTTCCCCCTGCGCTCCTCCCAGGCCGATGGCGTCTCCGTGCGCTTCGTCGAGCCCGAGGAACCGTTCACGCGCCCGCTCCCGCATATGCCGGGCGAGCCCGTGCCTCATCCTAATTTCGTCAAACACAGCCGCGGCATTCACCCCGCCTCGTTTGTTGCCGAGATCACTGGCGCTCGCATCTGGGGTTACTACGACTCCGCCGTCCTCACCGCCGATGGACGCCTCATCCCCGAACTCTCCAAAGACATGTGGGGCGACCCCGCGATTCATCCCATCTTCGCGCACGCACACTTCCCGCGCCCGCGTCAGCTGAGAGGCCGCACCCTGTCTCTCATCACGCCCGAAGCCTCCGGTAATTATCACCACTGGATGATCGACCTGCTTCCTCGCGCCGGCCTCGTTCAACGCGCCGGCTGGGATCTCAACGCCTTCGACCAGATCCTCATCAAACACCGCGGCTACCCTTTCCAAAAAGAGGTTTTCGCCCGCCTCGGCATCGACGAATCAAAGATCATCCGCGTCAACGACACCGACCACTTCCAGGCCGACTCGCTCATCGTCCCCTCCTTCCACCACGACAGCACCCTCGTCAACAAAGCCGACCTGAACTACGTCCGCAGTCTGTTCGTCCCCGCCGCCCCGCCGCCTCCGCGCCGCCGCCTGTATTTGGGCCGTCGCGACGCCGCCCACCGCCGCGTCCTCAACGAAGACGCACTCCTCGCCCTCCTCAAAACCCACGGCGTCGAAGAGGTCTCCATGTCCGGCCTCTCCATCGCCGACCAGGCCCGCCTGCTCTCCGACGCCTCCGTCGTCATCGGCCCCAACGGCTCCGCCCTCGCCAACCTCATCTTCGCCCAGCCTTCCTGCCGCGTCATCGAGTTCTTCGCCCCCGCCTGGGTCGTCCCCTACAACTGGATGATCGCCTCCCACCTTGGCTGCGACGTCACCGTCCTCGTCGGCAAAGGCCCGCGTCCCGATCCGAAAAACGCGCCCCCCGGCATCAAAGACGACGTCGATCTCGACCTCGACCTCCTCGAAAAAGCCCTCGCCTCGCTTCCGAAACCCTGA
- a CDS encoding DapH/DapD/GlmU-related protein, with protein MTAQPIKTHAQATPYDSPWTLRQRIAALLWDYVWALFCSWTPKPLNPWRLLILRLFGAKLHGTPFVHQRARIQLPWNLTMHHRACLGDRANAYTLAPITIGEGATIAQEAYLCSGTHDFSSPALPLQTSPITIGRDVFIGARAMILPGLTIGDRAIVGACAVLTKNVPASAIVAGNPAKPIGTRPPPSS; from the coding sequence ATGACCGCCCAGCCCATCAAAACCCACGCGCAAGCCACGCCGTACGACTCGCCGTGGACGCTCCGCCAGCGCATCGCCGCGCTGCTCTGGGATTACGTGTGGGCGCTGTTCTGTTCCTGGACGCCCAAACCTCTCAACCCCTGGCGCCTCCTCATCCTCCGCCTCTTCGGCGCCAAACTCCACGGCACGCCCTTCGTCCATCAACGCGCCCGCATCCAGCTCCCGTGGAATCTCACGATGCACCACCGCGCCTGCCTCGGCGACCGCGCCAACGCCTACACCCTCGCCCCGATCACGATCGGTGAAGGTGCCACCATCGCACAAGAAGCCTACCTCTGCTCCGGCACGCACGACTTCTCCTCCCCCGCGCTCCCGCTCCAAACCAGCCCGATCACCATCGGCCGTGACGTCTTCATCGGCGCGCGCGCCATGATCCTCCCCGGCCTGACCATCGGTGACCGCGCCATCGTCGGAGCCTGCGCCGTCCTCACCAAAAACGTCCCTGCCTCAGCCATCGTCGCCGGCAACCCCGCCAAACCCATCGGCACCCGCCCTCCTCCCTCTTCCTAA
- a CDS encoding glycosyltransferase produces the protein MKILRVIATVDPATGGPVAGMRAITPLLTKLGHQTDFLTVDDPFAGYLQSWVGQTFAMGPAKNSYAYSHRVRPWLEKNISRYDAVVIHGLWQFLGLTVRSITREKNVPYFVIPHGMLDPTLRSTYPVKHVKKWLYWQLVERRILRDARAVFFTCQEERRLARKTFPLYHCNERVIAYGAARPEGFPDNWAASWRTRCPSVAGHRYFLFLGRIHSKKGVELLLRAFGKITRTYAVSHGGTPPDLVIAGPCVDDRYLATLKTLAQAEGIGPSVHWPGMLTGEAKWGALDGAEAFVLPSFQENFGIAVVEALACGTPVLISNRVNIWNELESDNVALVEPPTQEGITRLLERWLVLSPDARNKMGEAAKASFEKRFEIGFAAHHLADQLSGLVSQRHTTTR, from the coding sequence ATGAAAATCCTTCGTGTCATCGCCACCGTCGATCCTGCCACCGGCGGCCCCGTCGCAGGGATGCGCGCGATCACCCCGCTGCTCACCAAGCTCGGCCACCAGACAGATTTCCTCACCGTCGATGATCCCTTCGCCGGCTACCTCCAAAGCTGGGTCGGCCAGACCTTCGCCATGGGCCCGGCCAAAAACAGCTACGCCTATTCCCACCGCGTCCGCCCCTGGCTCGAAAAAAACATCTCCCGCTACGACGCCGTCGTCATCCACGGCCTCTGGCAATTCCTCGGCCTCACCGTCCGCTCCATCACCCGCGAAAAAAACGTCCCCTACTTCGTGATCCCTCACGGCATGTTGGACCCCACCCTCCGCAGCACCTACCCGGTCAAACACGTCAAAAAATGGCTCTACTGGCAGCTCGTCGAGCGCCGCATCCTCCGCGATGCCCGCGCCGTGTTCTTCACCTGCCAGGAAGAGCGCCGCCTCGCCCGTAAAACCTTCCCGCTCTACCACTGCAACGAACGCGTCATCGCCTACGGTGCCGCCCGCCCCGAAGGCTTCCCCGATAACTGGGCCGCCTCCTGGCGCACCCGCTGCCCCTCCGTCGCCGGCCACCGCTACTTCCTCTTCCTCGGCCGCATCCACTCCAAAAAAGGCGTCGAACTCCTCCTCCGCGCCTTCGGCAAAATCACCCGCACCTACGCCGTCAGCCACGGCGGCACCCCGCCCGATCTCGTTATCGCCGGCCCCTGCGTGGACGACCGCTACCTCGCCACCTTAAAAACTCTCGCCCAGGCCGAGGGCATTGGCCCTTCCGTTCACTGGCCCGGCATGTTGACCGGCGAAGCCAAATGGGGCGCCCTCGACGGCGCCGAAGCTTTCGTCCTTCCGTCATTCCAGGAAAACTTCGGCATCGCCGTCGTCGAAGCCCTCGCCTGCGGCACCCCCGTTCTCATCTCCAACCGCGTCAACATCTGGAACGAGCTCGAATCCGACAACGTTGCCCTCGTCGAACCGCCCACGCAGGAAGGCATCACCCGCCTCCTCGAACGCTGGCTCGTGCTCAGCCCCGACGCCCGCAACAAAATGGGCGAAGCCGCCAAGGCCTCCTTCGAAAAACGCTTCGAAATCGGCTTCGCCGCCCACCACCTCGCCGACCAGCTCTCCGGCCTAGTCTCCCAACGCCACACCACCACTCGCTAG
- a CDS encoding glycosyltransferase family 4 protein — protein MRITIVQGPFLPVPAILGGAVEKVWHSLGQEFVHQGHEVTHLSRAHPQLPPQEIIGGVRHERFSGFASPSSFGRRLLCDFWYTLQVLRRLPPADILVTNTFWLPALSRSRSKGIPYAHVARYPKGQLKLYRRAILQTVSAPIRDAILAEEPRATERVRVIPYPLADRYLLPEISPADNTLLYVGRVHPEKGVRLLIEAFAQLPVELRAQWRVKIVGPWETAYGGGGENHLAELKAAAAPVADRIEFVGRVFDEAKLIEHYRTARVFVYPSLAEKGETFGLAALEAMAAGCLPVVSSLACFQDFITPGENGLVFNHRAPSPSEALSQTLSRILPDQASTARIRQAAWTTARSYTLPRIAGLFLDDFASLLQSR, from the coding sequence GTGCGCATCACCATCGTCCAAGGCCCCTTCCTCCCAGTCCCCGCCATCCTCGGCGGCGCCGTCGAAAAGGTCTGGCACTCCCTCGGCCAGGAATTCGTCCACCAGGGCCACGAGGTCACCCACCTCTCCCGCGCCCACCCCCAGCTCCCCCCCCAGGAAATCATCGGCGGCGTCCGCCACGAACGCTTCTCCGGCTTCGCCTCCCCCTCCTCCTTCGGCCGACGCCTGCTCTGCGACTTCTGGTACACCCTGCAAGTCCTCCGCCGCCTTCCTCCCGCGGATATCCTGGTCACGAATACATTCTGGCTCCCCGCTCTCTCCCGCAGTCGCTCCAAAGGCATCCCCTACGCCCACGTCGCGCGCTATCCGAAAGGCCAGCTCAAGCTCTACCGCCGCGCCATCCTCCAGACCGTCTCCGCCCCCATCCGCGACGCCATCCTCGCCGAGGAACCCCGCGCCACTGAACGCGTCCGCGTCATTCCCTACCCGCTCGCCGACCGCTACCTCCTCCCCGAAATTTCTCCCGCCGATAACACCCTCCTCTACGTCGGCCGCGTCCACCCCGAAAAGGGCGTCCGCCTCCTCATCGAAGCCTTCGCCCAACTCCCCGTCGAACTCCGCGCTCAGTGGCGCGTTAAAATCGTCGGCCCTTGGGAAACCGCTTACGGCGGTGGCGGCGAAAACCACCTCGCCGAATTGAAAGCCGCCGCCGCCCCCGTCGCCGACCGCATCGAATTCGTCGGCCGCGTCTTCGACGAAGCCAAACTCATCGAGCACTACCGCACCGCTCGCGTTTTCGTTTACCCGTCACTTGCCGAGAAAGGCGAAACCTTCGGCCTCGCCGCCCTCGAAGCCATGGCCGCCGGCTGCCTCCCCGTCGTCTCCAGCCTCGCCTGCTTCCAGGACTTCATCACCCCCGGCGAAAACGGCCTCGTCTTCAACCACCGCGCCCCCTCGCCCTCCGAGGCGCTCTCCCAAACCCTCTCGCGCATCCTCCCCGACCAGGCATCGACCGCCCGGATACGCCAGGCCGCCTGGACCACTGCCCGCAGCTACACCCTCCCCCGCATCGCCGGCCTCTTCCTCGACGACTTCGCCAGCCTCCTCCAGAGCCGATAA
- a CDS encoding glycosyltransferase family 4 protein, producing MNAPKKIVLVGNFLPDRQESMVRFERALADGFTARGFALEAIRPEPRFVKLGPKYRYGGLPKYLGYLDKFALFPRRLRHLARHAAPGTVFHITDHGNAVYAPHLRSVPLLVSVHDLLQIRSARGEFPQNRIGRSGAKYQEWILRNLARLRAAACISQKTRSDLQQLTGLADASVAVVPMSLNYPYRPLPSTEAAPLLARALARHHLRWPAAESATPPPFLFCIGGAQWYKNRTGLIQIFAALRRLPGNHPRTLVYVGPAFDSEQQAIIDQHCLRESIIRLPGVDNEELRATYSLATGLLFPSWEEGFGWPIAEAQACGCPVFTTHRAPMTEVGGSGATYFDPTDPAAAAAIIAASLNDPAPLRAAGLLHARRWDLQAMLDAYLHLYTLLLENNGREPFPTAA from the coding sequence GTGAACGCCCCTAAAAAAATCGTCCTCGTCGGCAACTTTCTGCCCGACCGCCAGGAAAGCATGGTCCGCTTCGAACGCGCCCTCGCCGACGGCTTCACCGCCCGCGGCTTCGCCCTCGAGGCCATCCGCCCCGAGCCCCGCTTCGTGAAACTCGGCCCCAAGTACCGCTACGGCGGCCTCCCCAAATACCTCGGCTACCTCGATAAATTCGCCCTCTTCCCCCGCCGCCTCCGCCACCTCGCCCGCCACGCCGCCCCCGGCACCGTCTTTCATATCACCGATCACGGCAACGCCGTGTACGCCCCCCACCTGCGCTCCGTCCCGCTCCTCGTCAGCGTCCACGACCTCCTCCAGATCCGCTCCGCCCGCGGCGAATTCCCCCAAAACCGTATCGGCCGCTCCGGCGCGAAATACCAGGAGTGGATTCTCCGCAACCTCGCCCGCCTCCGCGCCGCCGCCTGCATCTCGCAAAAAACCCGCTCCGACCTTCAGCAGCTCACCGGTCTGGCCGATGCTTCCGTCGCCGTCGTGCCCATGTCGCTCAATTATCCGTACCGTCCGCTGCCCTCCACCGAGGCCGCGCCCCTGCTCGCACGCGCCCTCGCCCGGCACCACCTGCGCTGGCCCGCCGCTGAATCCGCGACCCCTCCCCCGTTCCTCTTCTGCATCGGCGGAGCCCAGTGGTACAAAAACCGCACCGGCCTCATCCAGATCTTCGCCGCCCTCCGCCGCCTCCCCGGCAACCACCCCCGCACCCTCGTTTACGTCGGCCCCGCCTTCGACTCCGAGCAACAGGCCATCATCGACCAGCACTGCCTCCGCGAATCCATTATCCGGCTACCCGGCGTCGATAACGAAGAACTCCGCGCCACCTACTCCCTCGCCACCGGCCTCCTCTTTCCCTCCTGGGAAGAAGGCTTCGGCTGGCCCATCGCCGAAGCCCAGGCCTGCGGCTGCCCCGTCTTCACCACGCACCGCGCCCCCATGACCGAGGTCGGCGGTTCCGGCGCCACTTACTTCGATCCCACCGACCCCGCCGCCGCCGCCGCGATCATCGCCGCCTCCCTCAATGATCCCGCCCCTCTTCGCGCCGCCGGCCTCCTCCACGCCCGCCGCTGGGATCTGCAGGCCATGCTCGACGCCTACCTCCATCTCTACACGCTGCTGCTGGAAAATAACGGCCGGGAGCCGTTTCCGACCGCCGCATGA
- a CDS encoding glycosyltransferase family 2 protein, whose product MTTTAKVPVSILIPIKNEASNLPRCLAALAWADEIFVVDSHSTDGSQAICEKTGAKVVQFDFNGIWPKKKNWALENLPFKHEWVFIVDADEVLPPETGPEFAALIAADGHGKNGYWINRRFMFMGQWLKHAYYPNWNLRLFKHKLGRYERLVAGATGSGDNEVHEHIVVQGETGRLKSEMDHYAFPSIDVFVEKHNRYSNWEAALDTQEGAHAAQHLQMGGTKFKRKLKQFVRRLPFRPTLRFVYVYFFQLGILDGRAGYYFAKLHGFYEFLSVAKAQELRRRKKSATS is encoded by the coding sequence GTGACCACTACCGCCAAAGTCCCCGTCTCCATCCTCATCCCGATCAAAAACGAGGCGTCCAATCTCCCGCGCTGCCTCGCCGCGCTTGCCTGGGCCGACGAGATTTTTGTGGTCGATTCCCACAGCACCGACGGCTCCCAGGCCATCTGCGAAAAAACCGGCGCTAAAGTCGTCCAATTCGATTTCAACGGCATCTGGCCCAAGAAGAAAAACTGGGCTCTCGAAAATCTCCCCTTCAAACACGAGTGGGTTTTCATCGTGGACGCCGACGAAGTCCTCCCGCCCGAGACCGGCCCCGAATTCGCCGCCCTCATCGCCGCCGACGGGCATGGGAAAAACGGATACTGGATCAACCGCCGCTTCATGTTCATGGGCCAGTGGCTGAAACACGCCTACTACCCCAACTGGAACCTCCGCCTCTTTAAGCACAAGCTCGGCCGCTACGAACGCCTCGTCGCCGGCGCCACCGGCAGCGGCGACAATGAGGTCCACGAACACATCGTCGTCCAGGGCGAGACCGGCCGCCTCAAGTCCGAGATGGATCACTACGCGTTTCCGTCGATCGATGTCTTCGTCGAAAAACATAACCGCTACTCCAACTGGGAAGCCGCGCTCGACACCCAGGAAGGCGCCCACGCCGCACAACACCTCCAGATGGGCGGCACCAAGTTCAAACGGAAGCTCAAGCAATTCGTCCGCCGCCTCCCCTTCCGTCCGACGCTCCGCTTCGTCTACGTTTACTTCTTCCAACTCGGCATCCTCGACGGCCGCGCCGGCTACTATTTCGCGAAGCTCCACGGCTTCTACGAATTCCTCTCCGTCGCCAAAGCCCAGGAACTCCGCCGTCGGAAAAAATCCGCCACCTCCTGA